One Pseudomonas abieticivorans genomic region harbors:
- the mqo gene encoding malate dehydrogenase (quinone), with protein MAHNEAVDVVLVGAGIMSATLAVLLKELDPAIKLEVVELMDSGAAESSNPWNNAGTGHAGLCELNYTPQAADGSIDIKKAVHINTQFEVSKQFWAYLTQKGTFGSSKSFISPVPHLSYVEGDKGVDFLKKRYEALKPHHAFDDMEYTEDKAKMAEWMPLMMPGRPADQAIAATRVMGGTDVNFGALTNKLLAHLASAPDAQVKYSKRVTNLTRKGAGWTVTIKDVNSGNSREVDTRFVFLGAGGAALPLLQLSGIEEGKGFGGFPVSGQWLRCDNPEVVKRHQAKVYSQAAVGSPPMSVPHLDTRVVDGKTSLLFGPYAGFTTKFLKHGSFLDLPKSVRAGNIGPMLAVARDNMDLTKYLMSEVMQSMEQRLDSLRRFYPEAKAEDWRLEVAGQRVQIIKKDPKKGGVLQFGTELVAAKDGSLAALLGASPGASVTVSIMLDLIERCFPEQYRGEAWTTKLKEIFPAREKALETDAALYRRVSTQSNKCLELVEHNSPTESYA; from the coding sequence ATGGCGCATAACGAAGCAGTGGACGTGGTATTGGTTGGGGCCGGCATCATGAGCGCCACCCTGGCAGTACTGCTCAAAGAGCTCGACCCGGCGATCAAGCTGGAAGTCGTCGAGCTGATGGACTCGGGTGCCGCGGAAAGTTCCAACCCCTGGAACAACGCCGGTACCGGTCACGCTGGCCTCTGTGAGCTGAACTACACGCCGCAGGCTGCCGATGGTTCCATCGACATAAAGAAAGCCGTGCACATCAACACCCAATTCGAGGTGTCGAAGCAGTTCTGGGCGTACCTGACCCAGAAAGGCACGTTCGGCTCATCCAAGTCTTTCATCAGCCCAGTGCCGCACCTGAGCTACGTGGAAGGTGACAAGGGTGTCGATTTCCTCAAGAAGCGCTACGAGGCCCTCAAGCCGCACCACGCCTTCGACGACATGGAATACACCGAAGACAAGGCCAAGATGGCCGAGTGGATGCCGCTGATGATGCCCGGCCGCCCGGCGGACCAAGCCATCGCTGCCACCCGCGTGATGGGCGGCACCGACGTGAACTTCGGCGCCCTGACCAACAAGCTGCTCGCACACCTGGCCAGCGCCCCCGACGCCCAGGTCAAGTACAGCAAGCGTGTCACCAACCTGACCCGCAAGGGCGCCGGTTGGACCGTCACCATCAAGGACGTGAACAGCGGCAACAGCCGTGAAGTCGATACCCGCTTCGTGTTCCTGGGCGCAGGTGGCGCAGCCCTGCCGCTGCTGCAACTGTCGGGCATCGAGGAAGGCAAGGGTTTCGGCGGCTTCCCGGTCAGCGGCCAGTGGCTGCGTTGCGACAACCCGGAAGTGGTCAAGCGCCACCAGGCCAAGGTCTACAGCCAGGCTGCGGTGGGTTCACCGCCCATGTCGGTACCGCACCTGGACACCCGCGTGGTCGACGGCAAGACGTCGCTGCTGTTCGGCCCGTACGCAGGCTTCACCACCAAGTTCCTCAAGCATGGCTCGTTCCTGGACCTGCCCAAGTCCGTTCGTGCCGGCAACATCGGCCCGATGCTGGCCGTGGCGCGGGACAACATGGACCTGACCAAGTACCTGATGAGCGAAGTGATGCAGTCCATGGAACAGCGCCTGGACTCCCTGCGCCGCTTCTACCCCGAGGCCAAGGCCGAAGACTGGCGCCTGGAAGTGGCCGGCCAACGGGTGCAGATCATCAAGAAAGACCCAAAGAAAGGCGGCGTGCTGCAATTTGGTACCGAACTGGTGGCGGCCAAGGACGGCTCCCTCGCCGCCCTGCTGGGCGCCTCCCCCGGCGCCTCGGTCACCGTGTCGATCATGCTGGACTTGATCGAGCGCTGCTTCCCCGAGCAGTACCGCGGCGAAGCCTGGACCACCAAGCTCAAGGAAATCTTCCCGGCCCGTGAAAAAGCCCTGGAAACCGATGCGGCGCTGTATCGCCGGGTCAGTACCCAGAGCAACAAGTGCCTGGAGCTGGTCGAGCACAACAGCCCGACTGAAAGCTACGCTTAA
- a CDS encoding PA4642 family protein produces the protein MRKDKKQLIGDEIGDAQIKLFLDFEPVDATSPSLHKLIKAYRGLRVDDFARFLVFFKEAGLDLDGKDEHGNDFVALIKDQRNAEEYIELIANARG, from the coding sequence ATGCGTAAAGACAAAAAGCAGTTGATTGGTGACGAGATCGGCGATGCGCAGATCAAGTTGTTCCTGGATTTCGAACCGGTCGATGCCACTTCGCCGTCGCTGCACAAGCTGATCAAGGCCTACCGTGGCCTGCGTGTCGATGATTTCGCGCGCTTCCTGGTGTTTTTCAAGGAGGCCGGCCTGGACCTGGACGGTAAGGACGAGCACGGCAATGACTTCGTTGCCCTGATCAAGGACCAACGCAATGCCGAGGAATACATCGAGCTGATCGCCAACGCTCGCGGCTGA
- a CDS encoding 1-acyl-sn-glycerol-3-phosphate acyltransferase, translated as MMGEFDAIRPYNDAEVPAVLARLLSDQAFLDILTHFRFPRLAGAFGWLLKPLIAHRLRREFAGVKCVSTLQDKVEFYVDHTIDRATDGVTYTGVEQFRSGSAYLFLANHRDIVMDPAFVNYAVYHAGLPTPRIAIGDNLLQKPFVSDLMRLNKSFIVHRSISGRREKLAAYQLLSAYINHSIRTDCASIWIAQAEGRAKDGDDRTDSAILKMFHMSRKDEPFGEVIQSLNLTPVSISYEYDPCDQAKARELYIRATTGTYAKAPGEDDVSIAQGITGYKGRVHVNFAAPISQAFDDTKQLAVAIDRQILAGYRLFPAHYLAYAQWADADANVQVPAAETLFPADELAKAREEWNRRLQACPAEHRPYLVLQYATPVRNQYRVKAGLAL; from the coding sequence ATGATGGGCGAATTCGATGCCATCCGACCGTACAACGACGCCGAGGTGCCTGCCGTGCTGGCACGACTGCTCAGCGATCAGGCGTTTCTCGACATCCTCACCCACTTTCGCTTTCCGCGCCTGGCCGGTGCTTTCGGCTGGTTGCTCAAACCTCTTATAGCTCATCGGCTGCGCCGCGAGTTCGCCGGGGTGAAATGCGTGTCCACGCTGCAGGACAAAGTCGAGTTCTACGTGGACCACACCATTGACCGGGCCACAGATGGTGTGACCTACACCGGTGTCGAGCAGTTCAGGTCGGGCAGTGCCTACCTGTTTCTGGCCAACCACCGCGACATCGTGATGGACCCCGCCTTCGTCAACTACGCCGTGTACCACGCAGGCTTGCCCACCCCGCGCATCGCCATCGGCGACAACCTGCTGCAAAAGCCCTTCGTCAGCGACCTGATGCGCCTGAACAAGAGCTTTATCGTGCACCGCTCCATCAGCGGCCGGCGTGAAAAACTGGCGGCGTATCAACTGCTGTCGGCTTACATCAACCACTCGATCCGCACCGATTGCGCCTCGATCTGGATCGCCCAGGCCGAGGGTCGGGCCAAGGACGGCGATGACCGTACCGACTCGGCGATCCTGAAGATGTTCCACATGAGCCGCAAGGACGAGCCGTTTGGCGAAGTCATCCAGTCGCTGAACCTGACGCCGGTGTCGATCAGCTACGAATACGACCCGTGCGACCAGGCCAAGGCACGCGAGCTGTACATCCGCGCCACCACCGGCACTTATGCCAAGGCGCCGGGCGAAGACGACGTGAGCATTGCCCAGGGCATCACCGGCTACAAGGGCCGGGTGCACGTCAACTTTGCCGCGCCGATCAGCCAAGCGTTCGACGACACCAAGCAACTGGCCGTGGCAATCGACCGGCAGATCCTGGCGGGCTACCGCCTGTTTCCGGCGCACTACCTGGCCTACGCCCAGTGGGCTGACGCCGACGCCAACGTGCAGGTGCCTGCAGCCGAGACGCTGTTCCCGGCCGACGAACTGGCCAAGGCCCGCGAAGAATGGAATCGCCGCCTGCAAGCTTGCCCGGCGGAACATCGGCCGTACCTGGTGCTGCAGTACGCCACACCCGTACGCAACCAGTACCGGGTCAAGGCAGGGCTGGCGCTGTAA